Genomic DNA from Fusarium keratoplasticum isolate Fu6.1 chromosome 2, whole genome shotgun sequence:
TCGTATAACTCCTCTGTGGTGAGGCTGTAATCCGGCCCTAGGAGTTGTTGCAACACAGGATGCATCAGAGCGTGGCGTCCATAGATAATATCGCGACGGTCCATGCACCAAGAATGGGTCGAGAGGAGCAGCGGATACAGCCAAGACTTGTACTCAAATCCGTCAGTCCTGGCTGGACGGCAATTGAGCACGCCTGACGCCTGCGTCATGGGATAGTAGGGCGTAGAGTTGTAAAGGAGGATCCTTGTTTCCTCCTGTCTGAACGCTCTTCGATGTTCGTTTGCGAGCATGTCCATGTCTCTCAATAGAGCACTTCCGCTTGTTTGCCAGGTTCCGAGCATGAAGATAGGGTCCGTCGAAGCGATGGCATACTCCTGCAGGATCCATAGACGGTTCCACCATTCTCTGGAACAAAGATGATAGAAGGTCCGGAGCAAGGAAACCTTCCGAACGCCTGTCTCCTGAAGCGCCTGCCTGAACCGTCGctgttcttgttcttttttGTCGTAATCCTCATCTTCGTGGATACCGTAAATGTCCACATCTCGGTTGAGGAATGTAAACAAGTCAGCGTAGGATAGATTCTCGCTGCGCTTCTTGTtactctcctcctcgccgagaaATATCAGAACAGCAGAAGCTCTCTGGTAGATCGtggccatcttggcaacCTGTGAATTCCTCTCTTCGACATTTGCTTGGTTGATGCACAGAGCGTCAATCCAGAGGAGTCTTGACGCCGATGCGAGACGTAGATATGAGAGCGCAGAGTAAAGATTGGGCGTGACGGACGCCGGCTGACCACCAAGTTCGATGTTGACCAGGTCCTCTGGTTTTGGATTGCCCCAGACGTACGACAGCGCCTGGTACGAGAGTTGCTCATCGGCTCGGGATTCGATGCGCAAATTGCATCGAATAGGATCCTTGCCCGTCCCAGGAAGCAGTTCAACGAGGCGGATTGCATCGGGATTTGAGTGGAGGTTCAAAGCGCCGTAGAGTTCTTGTGGAATAGAACGCCTCTTCTGTAGGGCTTTGCATTTGTTGACGTCTGAGTTGCTGTCTCGGATGTCTTTGGTTGGCTCAAGTGATTTCCTGTCTTTCGGACGTGCCAGCTGGATCACGCGGGCAGCCACCTGAGCAAGAGACTGTCCGTATTCGTCCGCCATCTCGCTATCTTCCAAGTCGAGATTTTCGGCTTCTGCGGGGAGCAGACTGGGAACATCCCACTCATCGAAGCCTGCGGGATATGCGTCAGTGTCTGCCCAACACGAACTCCCGACGTGGGTGTAGAGGCAGGGTCGCTACTTACCATCACCGCAAAATGCATCCTGATACTTCAGAGTAAGTCCAGACCGCGTGTTGCTAACCATGGCTAGTAGACCGATGGTAGAAAGCACATTCGGACCTTCCTGAGCCTGGAACAGTGTCTTGAACTCATCTGTCTGGACGCTCTGCATCAGGACAGCGTGAAGAACTGAAAGTAGACTGATGAAGTCACGGTCGTCCGCTTCGACATCGTCGCACAATCGCACCGCTGTCTGCAAGTCGTCAGACGAGAAGAGTCGTTTTGGAGACATCCTTTCCTTCTCGGCTCCTGTTTCCAAGTTCCAAGACCGGACAGTATCCAAGAGAGGGGGAAGCCAGGCCTTTATTCGCCCAGCAATGTTTTCGGTGGTTTTTTCAGGCGCCACTTTGATGAGATGTGGAAAGCAGCTGGACAAGTTGCAGGCTGCATTTCCAAGGTTCGCATCATAGCAACGTTGGCACACATTCATGCTCTCGCACATGCGGCAGAAATACGCCACCTCCAAGGGTATGTTCTGGCTGCAGATATCGCAGCATCCGAATGACTCTTGAGTCCCGTCTTCGCTCTTCATTCTGAGAagcagcatcttgaaggaCATAGCTTGCTCGGCGTCCTTGTCCAGGCCCGCCCAAGCCAGCACCCTGCCAAGATTGTCCAGACATGACGCCGATGGCATATCTGAGAGTTCAAGGTGGAGAGAAATAAAGGATTCCAATATCCTCGTTGCTTCGACATCAACATTGTCGGGAAGCACAACaacgtcgtcgaggaacagACGGTGATACCATGTCTTGTAGAGAGAACCAAGGAGCTCTATTGCTTTGTCGTGCACCGCAGCTGCCCGTTGGCCCCGGATGATGGTTTGCAGGATTTCCTCTGCCTCATCAAATCGGTCTTGCTCAACGAGCGTCTCAGCGATGGCGAAGGAGTTGAGAATGGATTGATCATGGAAAATACCAGCTACctgatgaagctggagacCTTTGCGTCGGAGTAGCTGTTCTCTGATCCAAGGAACCGGGACGTATGCGGTTGCGGACTCGACGATTTGGAGCATATGGCGGTGAACGAGGCTTCGGGGAAGATTCATTTAGTTGTGGCTGCGGATAATGACAATTGTCTCTAGGTCGCTATGGCGGAGACAGgagtgaaaaaaaaaactgtTCAGAAGTGAATTAATGAGAGACAAAAGAGGGAGTTGAGAACGAATAAGCACAAGATGGAAGCGCACGAAGGTCTTGGTAGCTGCAAGGGAAATAGCAAGGTTATGGTACCTATTCCAGAGCTCAATCTGAGCCCAATGTGATCAATAGTTTTGAAGATGACTCATAAGGGCAGGGTACACAGATCAAGGTAAAGAGCCGAGGTGTCAGGACTCCTTGGCTGCCCAAACACTCCACGGTAGAGCCTCACCGCCCAGTGCTTGCGGGGTTCTCTCAGCTCCTGACAGGTCAATTGCTAGCGTTTAGCCGTCATGTCACCTCTTCACAAGCCCAAACCGGCTCTTTTTGCATGACCCGCTCGGAGAAAGTCCAATGGTTCGCATATTTACTTGCCAAGGGCGCTACTTGGTAGTTACAACACACTCGCTTGACACGTCAATCGAGTATTGACGTGTCAAGGCACAGCGAAAGCATTGCGTCAAGCTCTAGAGTAATGAAGATACCGGCATTGGTTTTAAAAAGCATAATTGGTCCAAAGATTTATACACATAATTATCCCAACATTAGGTACTCAATACAGACTCAATCCAGTTCGCGACGATAGATCACTGATCTTAATCTTTCCTAGCGATCTTGGGAGGACGGTTGATGTAACAGgcctttctctcctctctacGGACGGTGATGAGAGGGGTGATGAAAAACCTCCTAGTGTCCGCCCCTCTGAAAAGGTACTTGATGAAATGGGCATTGAGGGAAAATCAAGAAAGTCTTGTGCAGCCGCTACCACAGAGCTTAAAGGATCTGGGGAGGTTGACGCAAGGAAGTTTCTTCTGAGTAAACGCCTTGCTCTCACTGCGGATGCAAGTGTAGTTGTCCCTGTCGCTGTTTGAGTGGCTGCTGGCTGCGTGGTTGCTGGCTGTGTGGTTGCTGGTAGGGTGACTCTCCCCCTGACGGTTTGATGAGAGCAAATAGAGCATCTATCCATACTCTGGCTGGCTTGGTGAATGTAGCATGCGCCGACAAGTTTGTAGTGGTTGTCCACAGGCCGGAGTATGAAGGGAACTGTAGCTCCTTCCAGGGTCCATACCTCATCCCAGTCTTCAAGTTCCGTCGGGCCGAGGCCAAGCGAGTGATCCGTACCGAATATCCTACGGCCCATGCCGTATTGGCTCATGTTTGTGATGAAGTTGTCCAACTCATCTTTGTCAAAGTGCCCCGGAGATGGTGATTGAGACATGCAACAGCATGTCACCTTCTTATTGGCCAGTTCAATAGTACGATTGACGGCTTGTTCGACCACTTCAGCATGCTGGTCGGTGGCCTGCTGGATAGCCCGGTCGGGAAAAGGTTGGTTGGTCATAGCCATGGCCCGCTCAATGGCTTGCCTGATAGACTGATGGATGGACTTACTGATAGCCATCTTGTTGGCCCAGGTGACCCAATTCGAGTCTATCATAACCTGTCTGATCGCCTCCCCAGCTGCATCCTTAGTCGCTTGCTCCAAAACATTTTTTATCGTGTCCTTCGTAGTTTGACTGATGGTGTTCTCGCTAACCCATTTGGCCGTATCCCAGGAAGCCATAGCTTGCTTGGTTGCCTGGTCAGTCGCCTGATTCACGTCAAGCTTCATAGCCCGCTTGATTCTTTGCCAGTGCATCTGGTCCATCTCGAAACAGTTCGAGCAGAATCCACCAAAGGCTGGCGGTATGTCCGCGCGGAAAACTGTATCGTCGACCTTGAAGTCACCAGAAGGGGTGGCACCGTGGTATAACGAAAGGATTCGACCCCAGAAGTCCAGCCTTCCGTCGCAGCGCCGAGTCCCCGGATTCTGAGACGGGTTAAGTAGCCAGTGAATATTGTCGTTTATCGAGGACGGGCTAGGAACGTGCGGGTCCGATTTGTTGCTGTCGGTAGCTCTGCCGGCGCTGCCTGGAAGAACCAGAGCTTTGCCAAAGATCTTCCTGTCTGTCCAGACGGTACCGTACCTTCGTCCAGTAACTTCGAGCACACATCCCAGGGGGTAACTAAGCCTGGCCGTTGAACGTAGGGTCTGGTTATTTAAGGCCCTGATCCAGGGAGCAGAGAATTCTTGGGGCACTTTGAATTGTGGCGGCAAAGCAGTTGGAGATTTTCTCGTCCAGTCCGGAACCCACGATGGCATGTTTAATGCTGATGTTCCGTCCACTTGTGAGAGAATCTCCAAGGTCTTGGTGGTATCGACATGCCAGGCAGCAACTTGCAGAAACACCCAGCCAGCTGTGGTGGAGGGTGAATAATCCGCTTGTAGTGATAGCACCGGCTCCTCTTGTAGGAGTCCCAGGATGGAATACACCTTGTCTCGAGCATCCTTGCAGGCACAATTCCGCGAGACTtgcaacaaggacaagagatCCGAGCGCTACAGCCAGTTAGCTTTGGTTGGTAATAGCAAGTTCTGGGGGAGCGCACCCCTTTCAATCGGCGGTCTCCCGCCTCCGTCTGTCGTAGGCCGTAAGATATGACTGGAGGCAGCACCAAAGAGAGATTGCGAGCCGCCATAAGTCGTAAGAAGAGATTTCCATGCTTAATCAAGTCCACCCAGCTCATTTGCTTCATTCCATACATGACCAAGATGCTCTTGGCCACAGCAACCTCCTGTAGCACCCACACTCGATGGAACCACCGGCTTCGAAACAGAGAGATAAAGTCCGTGACCTGTGGTAACTGGCCGCCAGTGTCATTGCTCATGTAGTCTACTAGTCGGTCGAGAATGGGATTTCCTTCACCCAAGAAGACCACAACACGAATTGCGCTTCGGAAAATGGCAATCATATTCTTGACCTGGTGATTCCGCTCCAAGATGTTGGACTGATCAATGCACACGGCGTCAACCCACAGTCGACGATCCACATCTTGTTTGCGAAGGCGCAAGAGAGCTAACTCGCAGTTACTGGTGATGCCGATGAACTGACCATCATAGCCGCATTGTATTGCTCTGCTGATTGAGTTATCACCTTTATCGTCGGCCCAGGTGTACGAAAGCGCTTCGTAGATGGGCCCCTGCTGCAGGTTGACATGTTCCAATTCGCACTGGAGAGGATCTTCGAGCCTTCCCGCCTTAAGCACGAGAACACGAATCTGGCGCCCATTCGTAAGATCTAGAGGCTGGTACTGGTAGCTGCGGGCACCAGACGGTGTGACCCGCGCCGGATCGAACGTGtcttgaggacgaggttgCACCTGAACTTCAGCGTAGACGTCTTTAGAAGGGCGACTGGCAGCATAGATGAGGGAAAATCCGCAGCTTCTACAGAATTCAACAGAGGTCTGGGGAATGGACCACCAATCGTTGTGGCGACAACCTCGGCTGAGGACGAGGTCCGTAGACATTGCGATGGGTAGCTAGAGCCTGATTTCGGCTCCCAAGAGAAAGCGCAAAGAGTTCACCAGAGTGGAGGCAATAAGATTGTAAGAATGAAACGCAACGAGTTGCAATGGAGAGTGGTAGGTTTCGCATTTGGGTGAGAAAGCCTTGCACTGCCACGCTGCCATCAATCAGGCGATATGCCTTGCAGATCAAGTTACGGCTCAGCCTCAACCGCTTGTCTTCATCTGATTTAGCGCCACTGCATGCGAATCTAGACGGCTATTGGCCAAAGCTATGTATCAAATGCGGGTTGACAAAAGAGGGAGGGGAATCCTGGTTTTCTGGAAGCTTTGCCGGTTCCCCAGGACTCAGAACATACAGCGGTCATTTTTATACCAACGGGCCTAGGACCAGCGTTACATATCGAGAGGTTAAGGGGAAGGGTATAATTGAAGACCAAGTTCAGAAGGTAAAAgcataatataaatatataatagccttaatCTTTTGGTTTAAATATTAGGGCTAagacttaataatattagagatcttaagatattaaagtatCCTAAATCACTGTCCCCAGCCCTAAAAGCCTCCTAATTAAGAAAAATCTCGCAACATGGAGAGACACTCCTCCTAGGAGGACAATACACAGAAAGACGCTTGACGCAGCTTTGTGCCCAAACTTGTCCAACAGTTCACCTGGCACCGAGACCGCCATCAGAGCCGCCAAGCTGACGCAAAATGTCATTGTCCCTGGAATCACATCAGAAATTGGATCGACCAACATGTATCAGCTACCCAACATACCGTAGTATCTGCCGTACGCAGCAGGCTCGCAAGTTTTGCTGACGCAAACTGGGTCCGAGTTAGTGTGCACACTCAGGATTAGTATCCTGAACTTACCAGGTATCATGGCAAGCCAGGAGCCAGAGAAAAACCCCCAGAGTGAGGCAAACGCGTAGAGGGGGGCAGCGGAACCCGCGTTCAGGGGAACGAAAAGCGCTGCAGTGAAAATAGACGTTACTAGGATCATGGCAATGAGGACATTGAAGTGGCCTAAAAAATCAGCCACAAATCCAGGAAGAATTCGACCGAAAAGTGAGCATCCATTCGACAAAGCTAGGAGGATGAAGCCAACATCTTCGCCGTAACCGGCCTTGGAGGCAAACGTAGGGAGGAGGCCGCTGATCCCGAACATGGCAAATTCCAGCATAGAAAAGCCAATGGTAATGAATGAGAAAGCTTTCGATTGGAAGGCGGTAAAGTTCGGCATTGCTGTCTTGGCCTGGGATGCCATGGTTGGGCTTAGCAGTTTCGCCGACCAACACAGACACAACCAGCCAGCAGACATCAGGCCAAGGACTATGAAGCCCACGATCCTCAGTGACCACTTCCACCCCAGATGGGGAAAAGTACGCTGCAACAAGAGCGGAAATATGACGCCGCCGAGACAGGCGCCTCCAAGAGCACACCCCATTGCAGTGCCGCGACGACGATCGAAGAGCTTGGCAACCATCGAGACAGCCACGGTAGACGTAGTTGCAGCACCGACCCCACCCAGAAGCCCAAAAGTCAGCATAAACTGCCAGTATTCCTCACACTCGGCAAGAAGGAAGAACATGGGGACGGTAAAGCCCATAGCAGCGGGAGCCAGGACTCGGGGCCCGTAGTAGTCCATCAACGGCCCGGTTTGAAGACCAAACAGGAGACTAAGGAAAGAGTAGACTCCGATAATCCACCCCACGTCACGGTTTGTGTAGTCGCTGAGCTGGTGGAGGACGAGGTACGACTGGATCGCGCCGATAGACTGCATCCATCCTAGTATCTAGTTAGCTCGCACCGAGCAAGATTAGGAGCTGGGACATGCCAAAAGAACATGCTAGGAACATTGAAGACCCCAAAACACAAGCACATAGTCTAATCTGAGACTGGCGTGTTTCGTGTGAATTTACTGAGGTATTCTGGGCGTCATCGATGTTTGATATGCTGGATGAGTCTGCTACTCGGGCGCTTGCATTTTGCGTCAACATGCTGGTGAGATGGCAAAGAGATGTAATCCTTGACACTAGTGAGATGTTTACAGAAGAGGTGGAAACTGTGACAGAGGGGCTTCATTTTATATCACCCAGTCTGTCACCTCTTAATTTTTCCTGTCAAGTAGGGCGCACGGGTTGTCAAAACTAGGGTGGATTCTTCTCAGCCCCTATCCCCACTCATCTCAACTTACCTACCTTGATCATGCTGGAGGAGACATAGTGTTCAACCAAGAGGGCAAACTGGTAGGGCCGGGGCTATGATGCACACTGCACGCGGATGCCGAGACGAAAGCTTCTCAGAGACGAGTTTCAAGGGTGAATATCTTCCGAACTGCCTCTGAACACATTGTCACCCATGGGTTGGACTCGATAGGGCGCGATTGACAAGATTGGGTGTTCGCTGGAACCACTCTCAAGCGCTGTTAAACCTGCGGGGCGCGTTCATTGTCGATGCATGTGTGCCAAGGTCTTGGTTGTGCCTGTCCATAGCTCTACGGTTCAAGTGATTCGCATTTCAGGAGTAGCACCCAGTACGGCATCATTATGATCATTGTCTCGCTTGTGTGTCTAAAGCCTACCGCCATGCCCGAGTTCTTTACGAGCTtgtggctcagttaacccatcaaggacggggcttcaactataataaagaacacattgtgCCCTAGTTCTCTACGTACCACGTTCAatcctttttttcttgcaCGTTGATGTTACCTCCAAAACTCCCTAAGACGCATCCGATCGAAACCGTTGAATTAATTGCCATCTTCGGCCGCCGTACCGCTTATATCGAACTCACACTTGAACCGCCTCAACCACTCAGCGTTGTCTGCCGGAGTATGATTCCAGGGATCGTCGCTAGCAAGATCCGTCAGAATTGTTGGGGATTGGGGGTCGCCATATCTTACTCATCGTACAAGATGCATCGGGCCTGGTGGCGGAGCTCCTCGTCTGAGGGTACGTGGCTGTTGGGGTTGTTCAGCGACGTGGTTGAAAGAACCCATCTCCCGAGCTCTCGCCCTAGCCACCGGTGGTAGTTGGCGTCATTGAGGAAGTAGAGGTTGGCCTTGATCCACGATGGGCGGTGGTCCTGAGGACTCTGTGCAGTCGTAGAAGTCCTACTTTGCCTGCGTAGTATATTGTCCCTTGTCATATTACCGTTGGGAAAGTGTCGGATAGGCTCGGCCGTGATCGAGTTTGGAGGCTGCATAACATCTTGAAGCGAGTGTGCTGTAAGGCAAAGACCGCCAAAAAATGCATTTTGTCCATCAGAGGGAGTATATATATTTGCCTCTGTCTGAACACGCATCCGGAAGGCGGATAGCCATCCCTGGGCCGACTCAATTAGAGCCATGAGCCAGGTTGCGACGGCGTCCTCGAGCAGAACTGTGAAGCACGAGCCTAGTTCTGAGACGATCCGACAGGCCTCTGCCCTGAGGTCGGCATCGTTGGGCATGGCCTGCCCGGACCATACACTATCCAGCATAAAGTTTCGTAACTGGGCGTCGAGAGGGCATCCATCAAACAGCTGCCTCTGGCCGTGTAGCTTTGGGACGGTGAGGCAGGATTCTGCTTTGGACCTCAGAGGGCTGAATCGGGCTCGTTGGGATATGTCGTTGTTGGAAAAGAATATGTCTCTAAGCCAAGACCCAGCCTGTGCCTCGTCGTGAGCATCGCCTCGCATCAGACCCTCGGCGGCAAGTATAATACGACAACCCTCCAGCTGCAACATATCGGACATGGGTATGCCGTCTTGCTTCTGGATGAAGTGAGTCAACTCCAAATGTATCAGCTCGTACGCATTCCGTGGTGAGTCGGCCGGAGCCACGCTGGCTCTGAATGGAAATGGAGTCTGGCTCTCGCTTGCAATCAAATCTATTCGGGAATGAGTAACCTTGAACAGTTCTCTGGGATTCTATAAGGAACAGGCACTTACATGGAGGAATA
This window encodes:
- a CDS encoding hypothetical protein (Related to monocarboxylate transporter 2 [Fusarium fujikuroi]), with product MIKVGWMQSIGAIQSYLVLHQLSDYTNRDVGWIIGVYSFLSLLFGLQTGPLMDYYGPRVLAPAAMGFTVPMFFLLAECEEYWQFMLTFGLLGGVGAATTSTVAVSMVAKLFDRRRGTAMGCALGGACLGGVIFPLLLQRTFPHLGWKWSLRIVGFIVLGLMSAGWLCLCWSAKLLSPTMASQAKTAMPNFTAFQSKAFSFITIGFSMLEFAMFGISGLLPTFASKAGYGEDVGFILLALSNGCSLFGRILPGFVADFLGHFNVLIAMILVTSIFTAALFVPLNAGSAAPLYAFASLWGFFSGSWLAMIPVCVSKTCEPAAYGRYYGMLGS